A window of the Patescibacteria group bacterium genome harbors these coding sequences:
- a CDS encoding rod shape-determining protein, with product MPFFTKKIGIDLGTATVLVYLPGRGIVINEPSVVAISTIDKRVLAVGDDAKEMVGRTPDTIVALKPMKDGVIADYKITEAMLRYFIDKALGTFRLFKPEVMVAVPAGITSTERRAVIDATLAAGARAAFIIKEPIAAAIGANIPIGSASGHMIIDIGGGTTEVAVISLGGIVANACVKVAGNKFDAAIMEYIRKKYNLAIGERTAEEVKIKIGAATPLEKKLVTQIRGRDMITGLPRNLTITSDDITEAIQDELEAIVNAVKSVLAMTPPELAADVMDKGMVLSGGSALLRKIDKLLTEATGVPAYVTDEPQLCVAKGTGIALDNLESYKRSIMALK from the coding sequence ATGCCCTTCTTTACCAAAAAAATTGGCATTGATTTAGGTACAGCCACAGTTTTAGTTTATTTGCCTGGCCGGGGTATTGTCATTAACGAGCCATCAGTGGTGGCAATTTCCACTATTGATAAAAGAGTCTTGGCTGTCGGCGATGATGCCAAAGAAATGGTTGGTCGGACACCCGACACGATTGTTGCTTTAAAACCAATGAAAGATGGGGTGATTGCTGATTATAAAATTACTGAAGCGATGTTAAGATATTTTATTGATAAAGCACTGGGCACCTTTCGTCTTTTTAAACCAGAGGTTATGGTGGCGGTGCCGGCGGGTATTACTTCAACAGAAAGGAGAGCGGTTATTGATGCCACTTTAGCGGCTGGGGCGAGGGCAGCTTTTATTATAAAAGAACCTATCGCCGCAGCTATTGGCGCTAACATTCCTATTGGTTCGGCCTCTGGCCATATGATTATTGACATTGGTGGCGGCACAACTGAAGTGGCGGTGATTTCCTTAGGTGGGATTGTTGCCAATGCTTGTGTCAAGGTTGCTGGCAATAAATTCGATGCGGCGATTATGGAATATATTCGAAAGAAATATAATTTAGCCATCGGTGAGAGAACAGCCGAAGAGGTAAAAATTAAGATAGGGGCTGCCACACCGCTGGAAAAAAAGTTGGTTACCCAAATCCGTGGACGAGATATGATTACGGGTTTACCAAGAAATTTAACCATCACCTCCGACGATATTACTGAAGCGATTCAAGATGAACTTGAAGCAATTGTTAATGCTGTTAAATCAGTTTTAGCCATGACGCCACCAGAATTGGCAGCTGATGTTATGGATAAAGGAATGGTTTTATCTGGTGGTTCAGCCTTATTGAGAAAGATTGATAAACTTCTAACCGAGGCGACGGGGGTGCCAGCTTATGTGACCGACGAACCACAACTTTGCGTAGCCAAAGGAACAGGTATTGCTTTAGACAACCTAGAGAGTTACAAAAGAAGTATTATGGCTCTAAAATAG
- a CDS encoding permease-like cell division protein FtsX, giving the protein MTTLFRSIRWAWQSFFRQFWLSFVTMIIIGLNLFSLTLFLNLRLVLETVIKNFQERIDINVYLKPKINESELANFKTSLANLPQTKEVIYISPDEALEKFKEEHKKDELIIKSLEILQENPLGGILVVRAKTIEDYPAILEAVNNPRFDSLIQEKDFRQPQKIIAIVKNISQKIALTGLVIVAIFTFIAVIAIFNSIRLTIYSREEEIKIMRLVGATSGFARTPFIIESIFYALGAWLMNLILFLFIFKFSSPSLSKFLEIDKNLFLIYQKEIIYSFFGVLIFALCLSVISSSLAVRRYIKT; this is encoded by the coding sequence ATGACAACTCTTTTTCGCTCGATACGCTGGGCTTGGCAAAGTTTTTTTCGCCAATTTTGGCTTTCTTTTGTGACGATGATTATTATCGGTCTTAATCTCTTTTCTTTAACCCTTTTTCTTAACTTGAGATTAGTTTTGGAGACGGTTATCAAGAATTTTCAGGAGAGAATTGATATTAATGTTTATCTTAAACCAAAAATAAACGAATCGGAGTTGGCAAATTTCAAAACCAGTTTAGCCAATTTACCTCAGACCAAAGAGGTTATTTATATTTCGCCAGATGAAGCTTTAGAGAAATTCAAAGAGGAGCATAAAAAAGATGAATTGATTATTAAGTCTTTAGAGATTCTTCAAGAAAATCCTTTAGGTGGAATTTTGGTCGTCAGGGCAAAAACAATTGAGGATTACCCGGCAATTTTAGAGGCGGTAAACAATCCACGATTTGACTCACTTATTCAGGAAAAAGATTTTCGTCAACCACAAAAAATTATTGCTATCGTGAAAAACATTTCTCAAAAAATTGCTTTAACTGGCCTGGTGATTGTGGCAATTTTTACCTTTATCGCCGTCATTGCTATCTTTAATAGTATTCGTCTAACGATTTATAGCCGAGAAGAAGAGATTAAAATTATGCGGTTAGTTGGGGCAACGAGTGGTTTTGCCCGTACGCCCTTTATTATCGAAAGTATTTTTTATGCTCTTGGTGCTTGGCTAATGAATTTAATTTTATTTCTTTTTATTTTTAAATTTAGTTCACCATCGCTCAGCAAATTTTTAGAGATTGATAAAAATTTATTTTTAATTTATCAAAAAGAAATTATTTATTCTTTTTTTGGCGTTTTAATTTTCGCTCTTTGTCTGTCAGTTATTAGTAGTTCTTTGGCGGTGAGAAGATATATCAAAACATAA